The following are encoded in a window of Hemiscyllium ocellatum isolate sHemOce1 chromosome 35, sHemOce1.pat.X.cur, whole genome shotgun sequence genomic DNA:
- the LOC132832523 gene encoding zinc finger protein 239-like, translating into MKEKRFKCEVCDKAFVKSTHLLIHQGIHTGEKPFRCTVCHAAFTQSSNLQTHHRFHTGEKPYMCEMCDKSFSQSSDLCRHQRSHTGAKPFRCKFCEISFSLLFALRRHQRTHTGEKPFVCKVCDKSFVQSSSLRDHQRIHTGEKPFSCKTCDKSFSRSANLRTHQRIHTGEKLFKCEACHKSFPDSSRLLLHQRIHTGEKPFRCKVCEKTFSTSSNLHRHKRTHT; encoded by the coding sequence ATGAAAGAGAAACGCTTCAAGTGCGAGGTTTGTGATAAAGCTTTTGTAAAGTCTACGCACCTCCTCATACACCAGgggattcacacaggggagaaacccttCAGGTGTACAGTATGTCACGCAGCTTTCACCCAATCCTCCAATCTCCAGACACACCACCGATTTCACACAGGAGAGAAGCCATACATGTGCGAGATGTGTGACAAATCTTTCTCACAGTCATCAGATCTGTGCAGGCACCAGCGGAGTCACACCGGGGCAAAACCATTCAGGTGCAAATTTTGCGAGATATCATTCTCATTGTTATTTGCTCTCCGTCGACACCAACGcactcacacaggggagaaaccatttgtGTGTAAAGTTTGTGACAAGTCCTTTGTGCAGTCATCAAGTCTCCGTGACCACCAACGTATTCACACCGGTGAGAAGCCGTTCAGTTGTAAGActtgtgacaaatcattctcccGGTCAGCAAACCTCCGAACACACCAAcgtattcacactggggagaaactgTTCAAGTGTGAGGCATGTCACAAATCATTCCCTGACTCCTCGAGACTCCTGCTCCACCAGAGGATTcatacaggggagaaaccattcaggtGCAAAGTGTGTGAAAAAACATTCTCAACATCATCAAACCTCCACAGACACAAACGCACTCACACATGA